The Apus apus isolate bApuApu2 chromosome 20, bApuApu2.pri.cur, whole genome shotgun sequence genome includes a region encoding these proteins:
- the SH2D5 gene encoding SH2 domain-containing protein 5, whose protein sequence is MKKKPTNGRGPDPAPPQHRARGIAKAAEYVGSFMVEDLDLQQQAGWLEEQLQKLKDCPRRRLVVLRFSLQGLKVYGADGETLLMAHALRRILYSTWQRGQFAFVARNPRSPPSSLFCHLFVGPPGEVQTLHLLLCRSFQLCYLLAHPEQQEGEGDPPGTGVLREPLNPDQVSRNVNALVSFRRLPAPAGLGALSPGERRAEMEGRAWRPGNPYCSPVLVRKKAIRSKVLRSGAYRDCGGEGQLHQPPRDTAAGWESRGPRSLAFLPENESILAESVWAFTGITRAGGVALLRRDVPGSFLLRPEPGLAKRWCLWVRAPCGVVPYGLVRTHQGRFCVEHSSTEFPSLAALLAHHCGLPGGCFCRLGPGRRNPGYEEQDPGSDPRGPPQPRRGAARAGIGPHAPPGHPRPQTRPSPPA, encoded by the exons ATGAAGAAGAAACCAACCAACGGGAGGGGCCCGGATCCTGCTCCCCCCCAGCACCGAGCCCGGGGCATCGCCAAGGCAGCAGAG TATGTGGGTTCCTTCATGGTGGAAGACTTGGACCTGCAGCAGCAAGCGGggtggctggaggagcagctgcagaaactgaAG GACTGCCCCAGGAGGAGGTTGGTGGTGCTGAGGTTCAGCTTGCAGGGGCTGAAGGTCTACGGTGCTGATGGGGAG ACGCTGCTGATGGCGCACGCCCTCCGCCGGATCCTCTACAGCACGTGGCAACGCGGCCAGTTCGCCTTCGTGGCCCGCaacccccgcagcccccccagctccctcttcTGCCACCTCTTCGTGGGACCCCCGGGCGAG GTGCAGACcctgcacctcctgctctgccGCTCCTTCCAGCTGTGCTACCTGCTGGCGCACCCCgagcagcaggagggtgagGGGGATCCCCCAGGGACCGGGGTGCTCCGGGAGCCCCTCAACCCTGACCAGGTGTCCCGCAACGTCAACGCCCTCGTCTCCTTCCGACGCTTGCCTGCGCCCGCCGGCCTGGGCGCCCTGAGCCCGGGG GAGCGGCGAGCAGAGATGGAGGGCAGAGCCTGGCGCCCAGGGAACCCCTATTGCTCCCCTGTTCTGGTGCGCAAGAAAGCGATTCGCAGCAAGGTGCTGCGCTCCGGGGCCTACCGGGACTGTGGGGGGGAGGGACAGCTCCACCAGCCACCCCGTGACACTG cagcaggatgggagaGCAGAGGCCCGAGGAGCTTGGCCTTCCTCCCTGAGAACGAGAGCATCCTCGCCGAGAGCGTCTGGGCCTTCACCGGCATCACCAG GGCCGGCGGGGTGGCCCTGCTGCGGAGGGACGTCCCCGGCTCCTTCCTGCTGCGCCCCGAGCCCGGCCTGGCCAAGCGCTGGTGCCTGTGGGTGCGCGCGCCCTGCGGCGTCGTCCCCTACGGGCTGGTCAGGACACACCAGGGCAGGTTCTGCGTGGAg CACTCCAGCACCGAGTTCCCCAGCCTGGCCGCGCTCCTGGCTCACCACTGCGGGCTGCCCGGGGGCTGCTTCTGCCGCCTGGGCCCCGGGCGCCGCAACCCCGGCTACGAGGAGCAGGACCCCGGGAGCGACCCCCGgggccccccccagccccgccggggcGCAGCACGAGCGGGGATAGGCCCGCACGCCCCGCCCGGGCACCCCCGGCCCCAAACACGCCCCTCACCCCCAGCTTGA
- the KIF17 gene encoding kinesin-like protein KIF17 isoform X1, which yields MAGEAVRVVVRCRPLSRRERAAGCRAVVCVEGARGRCSLQNPAAAGEPPKQFTFDGAYCQEHSTEQIYNEAAYPLVEGVTEGYNGTIFAYGQTGSGKSFTMQGIMEPPTQKGIIPRAFEHIFESVQCAENAKFLLRASYLEIYNEDIRDLLGADTKQKLELKEHPEKGVYVKGLSLHTVHSVAQCEQIMEMGWRNRAVGYTLMNKDSSRSHSIFTVNMEISTVDKQGQNHLRAAKLNLVDLAGSERQSKTGATSERLKEATKINLSLSALGNVISALVDGRCRHIPYRDSKLTRLLQDSLGGNTKTLMVACLSPADTSYNESLSTLRYAHRAKNIKNKPCVNEDPKDALLRQYQEEIKKLKAILAGQMGANNLSGLLPAETAHLAAKPAPLHKPQVDVEAEKQLIRKEYEEQLAQLKANYEAEQASRARLEEDISSLRNHYHLKLSALEENLGKEAAAMRTETTDKTPLHENSVAAAAEEPMLAQVSFRLLPQGPAAPWAAQGAGGVSRDSAGAEVAVAAEGISVLADQQQVLARLQMLEQQVVGGEQAENKDLKEKHQRRKKLAEERREQLVAALQQEDEASSDWVLLNVYDSIQEEVRAKSKLLEKMQKKLRAAETEIKDLQSEFELEKIDYLGTIRRLERDLMLFQQLLDQVQSLVRRDCNYSNMEKIKRESVWDEETGCWKIPEPIIQKTRLPAAVPSPPQLKPAGKSPKSRDQRPEEDRYKLLLNRSDSETIASSYFRSTRTSRILPPDLTPSRAAPGPGAGARSAAPRPRPFRLQSLTLPPAAPRRHEGCPSPPLCPRHG from the exons ATGGCGGGGGAGGCGGTGCGGGTGGTCGTGCGCTGCCGGCCGCTCAGCCGGCGCGAGCGGGCTGCGGGCTGCCGGGCCGTGGTCTGCGTGGAGGGCGCGCGGGGCCGCTGCTCCCTGCAGAACCCCGCGGCCGCCGGCGAGCCCCCCAAGCAGTTCACCTTCGACGGGGCGTactgccaggagcacagcaccGAGCAGATCTACAACGAGGCCGCCTACCCGCTGGTGGAG GGTGTCACTGAAGGCTACAATGGCACCATATTTGCCTATGGCCAGACTGGCAGTGGGAAGTCATTCACCATGCAGGGAATCATGGAGCCTCCCACACAGAAAGGCATAATACCCAGGGCATTTGAGCACATTTTTGAGAGTGTACAG tgTGCTGAAAATGCCAAGTTCTTGTTGAGAGCTTCCTACCTGGAGATTTACAATGAAGACATACGAGACCTTCTAGGAGCTGATACCAAGCAGAAGTTGGAG ctgaaggaacaCCCGGAGAAGGGGGTGTATGTGAAGGGGCTGTCCCTGCACACCGTGCACAGCGTGGCACAGTGTGAGCAGATCATGGAGATGGGCTGGAGGAACCGAGCCGTGGGTTACACCCTGATGAATAAGGACTCTTCCCGCTCCCACTCCATCTTTACTGTCAATATGGAAATCAGCACTGTAG ATAAGCAGGGGCAGAACCACCTCAGGGCTGCAAAGCTCAACTTAGTGGATCTGGCAGGAAGCGAGAGACAGTCAAAAACCGGAGCCACGAGCGAGCGGCTCAAAGAGGCCACCAAAATCAacctctccctctctgccctggGCAACGTCATCTCGGCCCTGGTGGATGGCAGGTGTAGGCACATCCCCTACAGAGACTCCAAGCTgaccaggctgctgcaggactcCCTGGGAGGCAACACCAAGACGCTGATGGTAGCGTGCTTGTCTCCAGCTGACACCAGCTACAACGAGAGCCTCAGCACTTTGCGCTACGCTCACCGAGCAAAAAACATCAAGAACAAACCCTGTGTCAATGAGGACCCCAAGGATGCTCTGCTGAGGCAGTATCAGGAGGAGATTAAGAAGCTGAAAGCCATTCTAGCTGGACAGATGGGAGCAAACAACTTGTCAG GGCTGCTACCTGCTGAGACTGCTCACCTGGCAGCAAAGCCAGCTCCTCTCCACAAACCCCAGGTAGATGTtgaagcagagaagcagctgatcAGAAAA GagtatgaggagcagctggccCAGCTGAAAGCCAACTATGAAGCAGAGCAGGCGTCCCGTGCCCGCCTCGAGGAGGACATCAGCAGCCTGAGGAACCACTACCATCTCAAGCTGTCTGCTCTGGAGGAGAACCTGGGGAAGGAAGCAG CTGCCATGAGGACTGAAACTACTGACAAGACACCTTTGCATGAAAACtctgttgctgcagcagctgaagaaccAATGTTAGCCCAGGTATCCTTCAGGCTACTCCCACAA GGCCCAGCAGCACCTTGGGCTGCCCAAGGGGCTGGTGGTGTGAGCAGGgacagtgctggagcagaggtggctgtggctgctgagggGATTTCAGTGCTTGCAGACCAGCAGCAGGTGCTTGCCAG gctgcagaTGCTGGAGCAACAGGTGGTTGGGGGagaacaggcagaaaacaaGGACCTGAAGGAAAAGCATCAACGCCGGAAGAAATTAGCGGAGGAGCGGCGGGAGCAGCTGGTGGCCGCGCTGCAGCAGGAGGACGAGGCCAGCAGCGACTGGGTTCTGCTGAATGTCTATGACTCCATCCAGGAGGAGGTCCGAGCCAAGAgcaagctgctggagaagatgcagaagaag CTTCGGGCTGCTGAGACCGAGATCAAGGATCTGCAGTCGGAGTTTGAGCTGGAAAAGATCGATTACCTGGGCACCATCCGCCGCCTGGAGCGAGACCTGAtgctcttccagcagctgctggatcAGGTGCAGTCCCTTGTCCGGAGGGACTGCAACTACAGTAACATGGAGAAGATTAAGAGGGAATCTGTCTGGGATGAGGAAACTGGCTGCTGGAAAATTCCAGAGCCCATCATTCAAAAAACCCGCCTGCCTGCAG cagtTCCATCCCCACCACAGCTCAAACCTGCTGGAAAGAGCCCCAAGAGCAGAGACCAGAGG CCCGAGGAGGATCGCTACAAGCTACTGCTGAACCGCAGCGACAGCGAGACCATCGCCAGCTCCTACTTCAGATCCACACGGACCAGCCGGATCCTCCCCCCGGACCTGACCCCCAGCCGAG CTGCCCCGGGGCCGGGGGCAGGTGCTCGGAGCGcggccccccggccccggcccttCCGCCTGCAGAGCCTCACGCTGCCCCCGGCCGCCCCCAGACGCCACgagggctgccccagccccccgcTCTGCCCCCGGCACGGCTGA
- the KIF17 gene encoding kinesin-like protein KIF17 isoform X3, whose translation MAGEAVRVVVRCRPLSRRERAAGCRAVVCVEGARGRCSLQNPAAAGEPPKQFTFDGAYCQEHSTEQIYNEAAYPLVEGVTEGYNGTIFAYGQTGSGKSFTMQGIMEPPTQKGIIPRAFEHIFESVQCAENAKFLLRASYLEIYNEDIRDLLGADTKQKLELKEHPEKGVYVKGLSLHTVHSVAQCEQIMEMGWRNRAVGYTLMNKDSSRSHSIFTVNMEISTVDKQGQNHLRAAKLNLVDLAGSERQSKTGATSERLKEATKINLSLSALGNVISALVDGRCRHIPYRDSKLTRLLQDSLGGNTKTLMVACLSPADTSYNESLSTLRYAHRAKNIKNKPCVNEDPKDALLRQYQEEIKKLKAILAGQMGANNLSGLLPAETAHLAAKPAPLHKPQVDVEAEKQLIRKEYEEQLAQLKANYEAEQASRARLEEDISSLRNHYHLKLSALEENLGKEAAAMRTETTDKTPLHENSVAAAAEEPMLAQGPAAPWAAQGAGGVSRDSAGAEVAVAAEGISVLADQQQVLARLQMLEQQVVGGEQAENKDLKEKHQRRKKLAEERREQLVAALQQEDEASSDWVLLNVYDSIQEEVRAKSKLLEKMQKKLRAAETEIKDLQSEFELEKIDYLGTIRRLERDLMLFQQLLDQVQSLVRRDCNYSNMEKIKRESVWDEETGCWKIPEPIIQKTRLPAAVPSPPQLKPAGKSPKSRDQRPEEDRYKLLLNRSDSETIASSYFRSTRTSRILPPDLTPSRAAPGPGAGARSAAPRPRPFRLQSLTLPPAAPRRHEGCPSPPLCPRHG comes from the exons ATGGCGGGGGAGGCGGTGCGGGTGGTCGTGCGCTGCCGGCCGCTCAGCCGGCGCGAGCGGGCTGCGGGCTGCCGGGCCGTGGTCTGCGTGGAGGGCGCGCGGGGCCGCTGCTCCCTGCAGAACCCCGCGGCCGCCGGCGAGCCCCCCAAGCAGTTCACCTTCGACGGGGCGTactgccaggagcacagcaccGAGCAGATCTACAACGAGGCCGCCTACCCGCTGGTGGAG GGTGTCACTGAAGGCTACAATGGCACCATATTTGCCTATGGCCAGACTGGCAGTGGGAAGTCATTCACCATGCAGGGAATCATGGAGCCTCCCACACAGAAAGGCATAATACCCAGGGCATTTGAGCACATTTTTGAGAGTGTACAG tgTGCTGAAAATGCCAAGTTCTTGTTGAGAGCTTCCTACCTGGAGATTTACAATGAAGACATACGAGACCTTCTAGGAGCTGATACCAAGCAGAAGTTGGAG ctgaaggaacaCCCGGAGAAGGGGGTGTATGTGAAGGGGCTGTCCCTGCACACCGTGCACAGCGTGGCACAGTGTGAGCAGATCATGGAGATGGGCTGGAGGAACCGAGCCGTGGGTTACACCCTGATGAATAAGGACTCTTCCCGCTCCCACTCCATCTTTACTGTCAATATGGAAATCAGCACTGTAG ATAAGCAGGGGCAGAACCACCTCAGGGCTGCAAAGCTCAACTTAGTGGATCTGGCAGGAAGCGAGAGACAGTCAAAAACCGGAGCCACGAGCGAGCGGCTCAAAGAGGCCACCAAAATCAacctctccctctctgccctggGCAACGTCATCTCGGCCCTGGTGGATGGCAGGTGTAGGCACATCCCCTACAGAGACTCCAAGCTgaccaggctgctgcaggactcCCTGGGAGGCAACACCAAGACGCTGATGGTAGCGTGCTTGTCTCCAGCTGACACCAGCTACAACGAGAGCCTCAGCACTTTGCGCTACGCTCACCGAGCAAAAAACATCAAGAACAAACCCTGTGTCAATGAGGACCCCAAGGATGCTCTGCTGAGGCAGTATCAGGAGGAGATTAAGAAGCTGAAAGCCATTCTAGCTGGACAGATGGGAGCAAACAACTTGTCAG GGCTGCTACCTGCTGAGACTGCTCACCTGGCAGCAAAGCCAGCTCCTCTCCACAAACCCCAGGTAGATGTtgaagcagagaagcagctgatcAGAAAA GagtatgaggagcagctggccCAGCTGAAAGCCAACTATGAAGCAGAGCAGGCGTCCCGTGCCCGCCTCGAGGAGGACATCAGCAGCCTGAGGAACCACTACCATCTCAAGCTGTCTGCTCTGGAGGAGAACCTGGGGAAGGAAGCAG CTGCCATGAGGACTGAAACTACTGACAAGACACCTTTGCATGAAAACtctgttgctgcagcagctgaagaaccAATGTTAGCCCAG GGCCCAGCAGCACCTTGGGCTGCCCAAGGGGCTGGTGGTGTGAGCAGGgacagtgctggagcagaggtggctgtggctgctgagggGATTTCAGTGCTTGCAGACCAGCAGCAGGTGCTTGCCAG gctgcagaTGCTGGAGCAACAGGTGGTTGGGGGagaacaggcagaaaacaaGGACCTGAAGGAAAAGCATCAACGCCGGAAGAAATTAGCGGAGGAGCGGCGGGAGCAGCTGGTGGCCGCGCTGCAGCAGGAGGACGAGGCCAGCAGCGACTGGGTTCTGCTGAATGTCTATGACTCCATCCAGGAGGAGGTCCGAGCCAAGAgcaagctgctggagaagatgcagaagaag CTTCGGGCTGCTGAGACCGAGATCAAGGATCTGCAGTCGGAGTTTGAGCTGGAAAAGATCGATTACCTGGGCACCATCCGCCGCCTGGAGCGAGACCTGAtgctcttccagcagctgctggatcAGGTGCAGTCCCTTGTCCGGAGGGACTGCAACTACAGTAACATGGAGAAGATTAAGAGGGAATCTGTCTGGGATGAGGAAACTGGCTGCTGGAAAATTCCAGAGCCCATCATTCAAAAAACCCGCCTGCCTGCAG cagtTCCATCCCCACCACAGCTCAAACCTGCTGGAAAGAGCCCCAAGAGCAGAGACCAGAGG CCCGAGGAGGATCGCTACAAGCTACTGCTGAACCGCAGCGACAGCGAGACCATCGCCAGCTCCTACTTCAGATCCACACGGACCAGCCGGATCCTCCCCCCGGACCTGACCCCCAGCCGAG CTGCCCCGGGGCCGGGGGCAGGTGCTCGGAGCGcggccccccggccccggcccttCCGCCTGCAGAGCCTCACGCTGCCCCCGGCCGCCCCCAGACGCCACgagggctgccccagccccccgcTCTGCCCCCGGCACGGCTGA
- the KIF17 gene encoding kinesin-like protein KIF17 isoform X2, giving the protein MAGEAVRVVVRCRPLSRRERAAGCRAVVCVEGARGRCSLQNPAAAGEPPKQFTFDGAYCQEHSTEQIYNEAAYPLVEGVTEGYNGTIFAYGQTGSGKSFTMQGIMEPPTQKGIIPRAFEHIFESVQCAENAKFLLRASYLEIYNEDIRDLLGADTKQKLELKEHPEKGVYVKGLSLHTVHSVAQCEQIMEMGWRNRAVGYTLMNKDSSRSHSIFTVNMEISTVDKQGQNHLRAAKLNLVDLAGSERQSKTGATSERLKEATKINLSLSALGNVISALVDGRCRHIPYRDSKLTRLLQDSLGGNTKTLMVACLSPADTSYNESLSTLRYAHRAKNIKNKPCVNEDPKDALLRQYQEEIKKLKAILAGQMGANNLSGLLPAETAHLAAKPAPLHKPQVDVEAEKQLIRKEYEEQLAQLKANYEAEQASRARLEEDISSLRNHYHLKLSALEENLGKEAAAMRTETTDKTPLHENSVAAAAEEPMLAQVSFRLLPQGPAAPWAAQGAGGVSRDSAGAEVAVAAEGISVLADQQQVLARLQMLEQQVVGGEQAENKDLKEKHQRRKKLAEERREQLVAALQQEDEASSDWVLLNVYDSIQEEVRAKSKLLEKMQKKLRAAETEIKDLQSEFELEKIDYLGTIRRLERDLMLFQQLLDQVQSLVRRDCNYSNMEKIKRESVWDEETGCWKIPEPIIQKTRLPAVPSPPQLKPAGKSPKSRDQRPEEDRYKLLLNRSDSETIASSYFRSTRTSRILPPDLTPSRAAPGPGAGARSAAPRPRPFRLQSLTLPPAAPRRHEGCPSPPLCPRHG; this is encoded by the exons ATGGCGGGGGAGGCGGTGCGGGTGGTCGTGCGCTGCCGGCCGCTCAGCCGGCGCGAGCGGGCTGCGGGCTGCCGGGCCGTGGTCTGCGTGGAGGGCGCGCGGGGCCGCTGCTCCCTGCAGAACCCCGCGGCCGCCGGCGAGCCCCCCAAGCAGTTCACCTTCGACGGGGCGTactgccaggagcacagcaccGAGCAGATCTACAACGAGGCCGCCTACCCGCTGGTGGAG GGTGTCACTGAAGGCTACAATGGCACCATATTTGCCTATGGCCAGACTGGCAGTGGGAAGTCATTCACCATGCAGGGAATCATGGAGCCTCCCACACAGAAAGGCATAATACCCAGGGCATTTGAGCACATTTTTGAGAGTGTACAG tgTGCTGAAAATGCCAAGTTCTTGTTGAGAGCTTCCTACCTGGAGATTTACAATGAAGACATACGAGACCTTCTAGGAGCTGATACCAAGCAGAAGTTGGAG ctgaaggaacaCCCGGAGAAGGGGGTGTATGTGAAGGGGCTGTCCCTGCACACCGTGCACAGCGTGGCACAGTGTGAGCAGATCATGGAGATGGGCTGGAGGAACCGAGCCGTGGGTTACACCCTGATGAATAAGGACTCTTCCCGCTCCCACTCCATCTTTACTGTCAATATGGAAATCAGCACTGTAG ATAAGCAGGGGCAGAACCACCTCAGGGCTGCAAAGCTCAACTTAGTGGATCTGGCAGGAAGCGAGAGACAGTCAAAAACCGGAGCCACGAGCGAGCGGCTCAAAGAGGCCACCAAAATCAacctctccctctctgccctggGCAACGTCATCTCGGCCCTGGTGGATGGCAGGTGTAGGCACATCCCCTACAGAGACTCCAAGCTgaccaggctgctgcaggactcCCTGGGAGGCAACACCAAGACGCTGATGGTAGCGTGCTTGTCTCCAGCTGACACCAGCTACAACGAGAGCCTCAGCACTTTGCGCTACGCTCACCGAGCAAAAAACATCAAGAACAAACCCTGTGTCAATGAGGACCCCAAGGATGCTCTGCTGAGGCAGTATCAGGAGGAGATTAAGAAGCTGAAAGCCATTCTAGCTGGACAGATGGGAGCAAACAACTTGTCAG GGCTGCTACCTGCTGAGACTGCTCACCTGGCAGCAAAGCCAGCTCCTCTCCACAAACCCCAGGTAGATGTtgaagcagagaagcagctgatcAGAAAA GagtatgaggagcagctggccCAGCTGAAAGCCAACTATGAAGCAGAGCAGGCGTCCCGTGCCCGCCTCGAGGAGGACATCAGCAGCCTGAGGAACCACTACCATCTCAAGCTGTCTGCTCTGGAGGAGAACCTGGGGAAGGAAGCAG CTGCCATGAGGACTGAAACTACTGACAAGACACCTTTGCATGAAAACtctgttgctgcagcagctgaagaaccAATGTTAGCCCAGGTATCCTTCAGGCTACTCCCACAA GGCCCAGCAGCACCTTGGGCTGCCCAAGGGGCTGGTGGTGTGAGCAGGgacagtgctggagcagaggtggctgtggctgctgagggGATTTCAGTGCTTGCAGACCAGCAGCAGGTGCTTGCCAG gctgcagaTGCTGGAGCAACAGGTGGTTGGGGGagaacaggcagaaaacaaGGACCTGAAGGAAAAGCATCAACGCCGGAAGAAATTAGCGGAGGAGCGGCGGGAGCAGCTGGTGGCCGCGCTGCAGCAGGAGGACGAGGCCAGCAGCGACTGGGTTCTGCTGAATGTCTATGACTCCATCCAGGAGGAGGTCCGAGCCAAGAgcaagctgctggagaagatgcagaagaag CTTCGGGCTGCTGAGACCGAGATCAAGGATCTGCAGTCGGAGTTTGAGCTGGAAAAGATCGATTACCTGGGCACCATCCGCCGCCTGGAGCGAGACCTGAtgctcttccagcagctgctggatcAGGTGCAGTCCCTTGTCCGGAGGGACTGCAACTACAGTAACATGGAGAAGATTAAGAGGGAATCTGTCTGGGATGAGGAAACTGGCTGCTGGAAAATTCCAGAGCCCATCATTCAAAAAACCCGCCTGCCTGCAG tTCCATCCCCACCACAGCTCAAACCTGCTGGAAAGAGCCCCAAGAGCAGAGACCAGAGG CCCGAGGAGGATCGCTACAAGCTACTGCTGAACCGCAGCGACAGCGAGACCATCGCCAGCTCCTACTTCAGATCCACACGGACCAGCCGGATCCTCCCCCCGGACCTGACCCCCAGCCGAG CTGCCCCGGGGCCGGGGGCAGGTGCTCGGAGCGcggccccccggccccggcccttCCGCCTGCAGAGCCTCACGCTGCCCCCGGCCGCCCCCAGACGCCACgagggctgccccagccccccgcTCTGCCCCCGGCACGGCTGA